The genomic segment aaaatataagaccGAAAAATAGGATTGGACAACAAATGAGGCTCATTTTCTAAATGGGTCAGGCCTCAAATAAGAGTTTTCTGACTCGGGCCCAACCcgaataaattaattatgttttaataaaattatcttgttgttttgttgttgttACTGGTGTTTTGGTGTTATTTTTGCTActatttttgttgttatttgtattgttgtttttgttgtttgggAGTTGTTTTTTGCtgccgtttttaatgttttttcattgtcgtttttaatattatttggatattgtagaacttatgttttattattaattttgttactattttaatttgtttgttgttttaatatttgtttatgtttaagtgtatttgatatattatatttacaaatttattgtgtataataaaataattaaaaaaattaatatgggtcaAGCCTAGAGGTGtgtatgggcctaaaaatttgcccaagctcgacccgaataaaaatgttaaaacttggGCCCGGCCCAGCCCAGTCCACCCATactaatttttatatgattttaaaatatatataatacaccaaaaatactaaaaatatcaaaataaatatttcccaacaaattgaaaataaattttaaaaaatatgtataattaaataacactaagatagatgcaacttaacaagcaaatgcctttaaaataataacaaaattaacaataaaataagttttatacaatatccaaacaataacaacaaaataatagcaacataatagtaaaatggtagcaaaataaggagaaaacaataagaaaataagattttaaaaaaatattttttttgtcctttattGAATTCAGGTTGGGCCAGGCTTAGGCCAAAAATACCTTACCTGAGGCCCGACTCATTTTTAAACGGggcttattttttgtccaagcccatttttcgggcctatatttttgcccaagcccTCCCACATTTCGGACAGGCCTTCAGGCTGGGCCgggtggcccgacccatgaacaggtctagtCAAGTCGGGTTAAGCTCAAGTTTGGCTTCTATAATTCGGGGTGAACTTTAACCGagtttgtataaaaatttgaataaaatatttagctTGATTATCTTTTATaggataatatttttttttatccttTGGCCTTGGCAATTAAGTTTACTTCGATCATTGAACTTAGCAACAATATCCATTTTAGTCCCTgcacataaaattttatttatttattgtcgGTCTAATGATTAAACCGATCAAACTGGTTGAATagagaagtgatgatctagcttGTTCAACCACTGGTCATATTATTATAACACTAAATATAACATTATGAAATTATACCATCTCATCacctaaaaatttatatatatatatattaattttcaaGTAATGGTATAAGACAATCTTATAATTTCACAtcattaaacttttatattttccaaatttaaagACAAATAAACCTAATTCTCAAATTTAAATGCCAAATTCAgggtaaaaaattatattatccattttttatttaatataaacaaatttgTTTACACCAACAGTTGCAATCAAAAAACGatactgaaaaaaaaaacatgatcaCATGAATGTACGAATATCTCAAAATCTTTTTGAcacaacataaaataatataaatacgaTTATGATAtaacaaaatacataaaaatagcTATGAATACAAGATATGAAGGTCGAATTGTTTAAGACATTGCTTCGTCTTTCAACTGTCATTTTTCCGGTATGCTGTTAATTTGAATCTCCGGCTGATGGCGAAGTACAGTCACTGGTGTTGCCAACCTCGGTTTTACAAAGGGGACAACATGCATTGATTCTTAACCATTTATCTACACACTTTACATGGAAGACATGGATGCATGGCAGCTCCCTCAGTTCGTCATCGTCTGCATATGCTGCCAAGCAAATACAACAAACCTGCAACACCTCCAGTCCGTAAGTTCGATTATTATCTACATTACTCAGACTTGGATCTATGTGTCGGATACAAGTATAGAGCTAACATGAGCATGTTCAGGTTTTTCGTATATTTGAAAGGTCCTTGAAGGGTCACATTCCCATATCAGATGGGTATGCGTCAGACAAGAGTGCCAACACGGATACTTCAATAAAAATGAAGGGTCGAAGTAACATGGAATGCTTTAAATTTGTTTGGTTTCATCTAGTTCGATCCTAGCAAGTACACAGAATTAAGTTCGAGTGGGTTGCATTTTACATCTAAAGACCGATAAACTGATAGCAATagcattgaattgaattgaactTACCGCATCTTCTCCCGATATCACGCGTTCTTTTGCAGTACCGGAAGCCAGAACTCCACATGAAACGTCCGGATCATCAACATTTCCAATTTTCTTAGATTTGAACCTGTAGGTCGGCAGTGCGCTTATAGATTCCATGGTGGCTCCTCTAGTTGGCGAAAAGTGCTCCCGAAAACCGAGGACAGAAATTATGCAGGGCAAGCAGCAACAAATTGCTGCACATAGTATGAATGGCATGGCATATCCAATAAAGCTAAAAGTAAGGAACACTACACATAACCTGCAATGAAACCGATGAACAGTTCTTAAACCGCAACAGAACTGCAACTCTCAGTCAAAAGGAGTAATCGATATCATAAGTCCTCATCGTACCTGTACATTTTAGGAGCATCAGAAGGAGATGAATGACCACCAAATATCCACATATTGCCTATGATAAACCACACTGCGAAGAAACAATCTAGCACCATCTTGAAACGGTCTACTAATACATCAAACCTGCAAATCCAATGCCGATTCTTCACTCAATGACACCATTGATATGATAACATACGGAATCGAAAGAAATTTGTTAGATATTATAATAATTGCTTATATTATATAAGCATACATGTATCAACCAAAGAGTGTACTGCATTTTTTTTCCCATATTCTAGCTGTTTAGCCTATGTTACTCGGACTCTGATGTGAGTATTGGATACGGTATCCATACCCATGTCCctatatatgtttgtgatgtaCAAATTATTTTCCTTTCCATTCTATCCAACTTTATCATATAAAAGTAATGACTGACAAACAAATGCAAATTGCAAACACACCTGGTACTTAAGGTTCCGGAAATATGACCGTCCCTTGTTGATTCAGTGATGTGATCATTATCCTCATCCAAAGCTTGAATAATTGCAATAGCAGTAAATGGTGTAGACTCACTAGGATTGCCGTAAGAAGAACCTTGACTTGAGTGCAACGAATCTTGCTCAATACCACCGTTGCGGTTACGGTAGCGCCAATAAAGAATAGGAAGTTTTGCAACACAACCAGATGCATAACCAACGATCCATGTGAACAAGGGAGCTTCTGGCTTTTCGTTTCTCGACAACGATAGAACCACCACAGATGCTGTAATCTGACTGACAATAAACAGTAACTCGAACAAAATCCATAATGCAGAGTTTAAAGGGCTCCTGCGATGCCTCATGAATGAAGAATTCTGAGAGTTCAACCCGTTTGAGGAAGAAGTCTGATATCCGGAAGCTTGTGTGCTGCTTGAAGATCTATATTCATTCCGTGCTAAGTTCACTCTAGAGGATAATTCATCCAGAGCCGAGCTCGAAGAAGCATCGTCAAGCTCGTCATGCCATGTTACGTTAATGATGTGCTCTTGATCGCTATGGCTTTCCACACGTTCCATTAGCAACGGGTATTGGTCAGTTTGCTTGCTGTTATCTTCCGGAGAGGAACTGTCCATTTAAATCCGGCAACCAAATTACATAGTGTGGAAGCATAGGTTGCTTATCGACTTTCCAGATATCTACTTTCCACCCAAAGTTCACAACTGGTACCACTCAACTTAACACTCAACAACACAACATCGACAGAACCAACAACTTTATTCCATCCATATACAAAAGCTGCCATGAATCGAACATAGAATCAATTTTATACTAATCATGCTAACAAAAACCATGTCTTAAAATTTCAGAGAGCATATGTGTGTGTATGTCGTTATAACACAATAACAACAATGCAAAACTGGAAACTAAAATCGAGCAGCTCAAGTTCACCAAAGTGATGCATAAACAGCATAGTCAGCCGACAATGCGACTACAACATATTGAGGATTGCATTCGCTACAAATACATTAATAAATCAGTTCAAATCACTCAGCGATCATAACAGCCAACATACGATGATCAGCAATCAAACCCTAACAACCTAAAATATCTGATAATTTCACACAAAATTCATACAATACTAAATATGAACTAATCATAAATAAAATCCAAGCAAAAAAATGGAatttttcaaaagataaaaaaattctaTACATTAAATTTGCAAAAATGCAACCTAAACTACTAAAAAACACAGTATAGTGGTGACATTAAGCATCAACAAGGCTTTAAATATCTGGTATTTCTACAGAAAATAcatataaaactaaattaaaactactcataaataaaaacccaagcaaaaaaaaattagaccTTTTTCAAC from the Gossypium hirsutum isolate 1008001.06 chromosome D09, Gossypium_hirsutum_v2.1, whole genome shotgun sequence genome contains:
- the LOC107891688 gene encoding E3 ubiquitin-protein ligase At1g63170 isoform X2, with translation MERVESHSDQEHIINVTWHDELDDASSSSALDELSSRVNLARNEYRSSSSTQASGYQTSSSNGLNSQNSSFMRHRRSPLNSALWILFELLFIVSQITASVVVLSLSRNEKPEAPLFTWIVGYASGCVAKLPILYWRYRNRNGGIEQDSLHSSQGSSYGNPSESTPFTAIAIIQALDEDNDHITESTRDGHISGTLSTRFDVLVDRFKMVLDCFFAVWFIIGNMWIFGGHSSPSDAPKMYRLCVVFLTFSFIGYAMPFILCAAICCCLPCIISVLGFREHFSPTRGATMESISALPTYRFKSKKIGNVDDPDVSCGVLASGTAKERVISGEDAVCCICLAAYADDDELRELPCIHVFHVKCVDKWLRINACCPLCKTEVGNTSDCTSPSAGDSN
- the LOC107891688 gene encoding E3 ubiquitin-protein ligase At1g63170 isoform X1, which codes for MDSSSPEDNSKQTDQYPLLMERVESHSDQEHIINVTWHDELDDASSSSALDELSSRVNLARNEYRSSSSTQASGYQTSSSNGLNSQNSSFMRHRRSPLNSALWILFELLFIVSQITASVVVLSLSRNEKPEAPLFTWIVGYASGCVAKLPILYWRYRNRNGGIEQDSLHSSQGSSYGNPSESTPFTAIAIIQALDEDNDHITESTRDGHISGTLSTRFDVLVDRFKMVLDCFFAVWFIIGNMWIFGGHSSPSDAPKMYRLCVVFLTFSFIGYAMPFILCAAICCCLPCIISVLGFREHFSPTRGATMESISALPTYRFKSKKIGNVDDPDVSCGVLASGTAKERVISGEDAVCCICLAAYADDDELRELPCIHVFHVKCVDKWLRINACCPLCKTEVGNTSDCTSPSAGDSN